Proteins encoded within one genomic window of Oncorhynchus tshawytscha isolate Ot180627B linkage group LG02, Otsh_v2.0, whole genome shotgun sequence:
- the LOC121840064 gene encoding equilibrative nucleoside transporter 1-like: MTVHEPKDKNNGVWLIFFMLGLGTLLPWNFFMTATMYFSSRLRDPSQMGTNLSGNGTGAEGNNRSLLEAKFNNVMTLCAMVPLLAFTCLNSVLHQRIPQKFRIMGSLAVILVVFLLTAILVKIEMAPLPFFTLTMIKIVIINSFGAILQGSLFGMAGQLPTKYTTPIMSGQGLAGTFAAFSMICAISSGSEINDAAFGYFITACVVILLAIISYVVLPKLEFYQYYKTQSGNRIIDEENKLDLLKKENAAETKPVFKKGEEEQNVSMLTIFKKIWVLALSVCFAFTITIGTFPAVTVDVKSTIADGGTWELYFIPVCCFLLFNLSDWVGRSLTAVCMWPGKDSKLVPILLVARVIFVPLFMLCNVQPRYNLPIFFEHDAWFIVFMIVFAFSNGYLASLCMCFGPKKVAAHEAETAGAIMAFFLSLGLALGASLSFLFRGLV, encoded by the exons ATGACCGTCCACGAGCCAAAAGACAA AAACAATGGCGTGTGGCTGATCTTTTTCATGCTGGGCTTAGGAACGCTCCTGCCATGGAACTTCTTCATGACAGCCACCATG TATTTTAGCAGCCGTCTCAGAGACCCCTCCCAAATGGGCACCAACCTGTCAGGCAATGGGACCGGGGCAGAAGGGAACAACCGTAGCCTTTTGGAGGCCAAGTTCAATAACGTAATGACACTTTGTGCCATGGTGCCTTTACTGGCCTTCACCTGTCTCAACTCAGTCCTGCATCAAAG GATTCCTCAGAAGTTTCGGATCATGGGCAGCCTGGCAGTGATTTTGGTGGTGTTTCTTCTGACAGCCATTTTGGTTAAAATAGAGATGGCACCCCTCCCCTTTTTCACGTTGACCATGATCAAGATTGTCATCATAAACT CCTTTGGAGCTATCCTGCAGGGCAGTCTGTTTGGCATGGCAGGCCAGCTGCCTACCAAATACACCACACCCATCATGAGTGGGCAAGGCCTGGCGGGAACTTTCGCTGCCTTCTCCATGATCTGTGCTATCTCAA gtGGCTCGGAGATAAATGACGCTGCTTTTGGATACTTCATCACAGCCTGTGTAGTGATCTTATTGGCCATAATATCCTATGTGGTCCTCCCTAAACTG GAGTTCTACCAATATTACAAGACCCAAAGTGGAAACAGAATTATTGATGAGGAGAACAAGCTGGATCTACTCAAGAAAG AAAATGCAGCAGAGACTAAACCCGTTTtcaagaaaggagaagaggagcaaAACGTGTCCATGTTGACCATCTTCAAGAAG ATCTGGGTCctggctctctctgtgtgttttgccTTCACCATCACCATCGGCACCTTCCCGGCAGTCACTGTGGATGTGAAGTCTACCATCGCTGATGGAGGCacctggg AGCTGTACTTCATCCCCGTGTGTTGTTTCCTGCTCTTCAACCTCAGCGACTGGGTTGGGAGAAGCCTtactgctgtgtgtatgtgg CCTGGGAAGGACAGCAAACTGGTGCCCATTCTTCTGGTGGCCCGTGTGATCTTCGTGCCGCTCTTCATGCTGTGCAATGTTCAGCCCCGCTACAACCTGCCTATCTTCTTTGAACACGACGCCTGGTTCATCGTCTTCATGATAGTCTTTGCCTTTTCCAATGGATACCTGGCCAGCCTTTGCATGTGCTTTGGGCCCAA